One window of the Halobacteriovorax sp. JY17 genome contains the following:
- a CDS encoding SurA N-terminal domain-containing protein, protein MKQLILAFIFLTFSQTHAKLLDKTIAIFNDSVITLSQVKRVQNNIASRKNISPLIYKKTNYTQEEILELMIERLLIREKLSEVGYVRNDEQVESEINNIEKRLGLSRTQLLSFLKSNNMSFDEYFEIIRETIEFNIFNGRIIRPLISVTDQEVKNYFYKTSKDKTLAFKYTIVDFSLEDSKMKKGMLNTFPTILEKFQVNGILPKNFEDVQTNVLGDITEDGLTKDLKVLLKSTDEGKFTKSIKLGDTYHVFFVKKKDLVESDIYLRSKDQIRGQLMGVQAGEVTDLWYKRERSKHYIKTFVK, encoded by the coding sequence ATGAAGCAACTAATACTCGCATTTATATTTCTCACTTTTTCACAAACCCACGCAAAGTTATTAGACAAAACAATCGCAATATTTAACGATTCAGTTATTACTTTAAGCCAAGTAAAAAGAGTTCAAAATAATATCGCTAGTCGAAAGAATATATCTCCTCTGATTTATAAGAAAACAAATTACACACAAGAAGAAATTCTTGAATTAATGATTGAGAGACTTCTGATTAGAGAAAAGTTAAGTGAAGTTGGTTACGTTAGAAATGATGAGCAAGTTGAAAGTGAGATTAATAATATTGAAAAGAGGCTAGGGCTGTCTCGAACTCAACTACTAAGTTTTCTTAAATCAAATAATATGAGCTTTGATGAATACTTTGAAATTATACGTGAAACAATTGAGTTTAATATTTTCAATGGAAGAATAATTAGACCTCTTATTTCAGTTACAGATCAAGAAGTTAAAAATTACTTCTACAAGACTTCAAAAGATAAAACTCTTGCGTTTAAATATACAATCGTAGATTTCTCTCTTGAAGATTCTAAAATGAAAAAAGGAATGCTTAATACATTTCCAACTATTTTAGAAAAGTTTCAAGTAAATGGAATACTTCCAAAGAATTTTGAAGATGTTCAAACAAATGTTCTTGGAGATATTACAGAGGATGGACTTACTAAAGATTTAAAAGTCTTACTAAAGAGTACTGACGAAGGAAAATTTACTAAGTCTATAAAGCTTGGTGATACTTATCATGTATTTTTTGTAAAAAAGAAAGATCTAGTTGAGTCAGATATCTACCTAAGATCAAAAGATCAAATACGTGGTCAATTAATGGGCGTCCAGGCCGGTGAAGTGACTGACCTATGGTATAAGAGAGAAAGAAGTAAACACTATATTAAAACATTTGTTAAATAA
- a CDS encoding ATP synthase F0 subunit C: MRNIVLGFAVAVPLLFTWKAFGAEGGMDTQSVKYLAYFFAMAIAAFGGTAAQSNAASVALEGIARNPSAADKIQTPMILALALMESLVIFTLISVFLVG; encoded by the coding sequence ATGAGAAATATCGTTTTAGGTTTCGCAGTAGCAGTACCACTTTTATTCACTTGGAAAGCATTTGGTGCAGAAGGTGGAATGGATACTCAATCTGTTAAGTACTTAGCTTACTTCTTCGCAATGGCAATCGCTGCTTTTGGTGGAACAGCTGCTCAATCAAATGCTGCTTCTGTAGCTCTAGAAGGTATCGCAAGAAACCCATCTGCTGCTGACAAGATTCAAACACCAATGATTCTTGCTCTTGCTCTTATGGAATCACTTGTTATCTTTACTCTTATCTCAGTTTTCCTAGTAGGGTAA
- a CDS encoding RNA methyltransferase yields MKIIEVQTVEDPNIKEFLSLKDKSLSINKQIIVESEKVILKLLNSNTKVQKIFAHREFIEKYSTILETKNTEIYTAPKEVMEDIVGHKLHHGVMALAKRPSYISIDELEDKVLVLNGLTSPENIGTIIRNSAAFNINSIIIDSRTCSPYARRCIRVSMGNIFKVKIYKSDDLLRDLNLLQQRKYRVISTANQPGAINLPTYKFSNKACVIIGSEGHGIQSEVLDISDDIIRIPINDEVAHLNAACSSSIVLYQFSL; encoded by the coding sequence GTGAAGATAATAGAAGTTCAAACAGTTGAAGATCCAAATATTAAAGAGTTTCTCTCTCTTAAAGACAAATCATTAAGTATAAATAAACAGATCATTGTTGAATCTGAAAAAGTTATCTTAAAACTTTTAAATTCTAATACTAAAGTTCAAAAAATATTTGCCCATAGAGAGTTTATAGAAAAATATTCAACAATTCTTGAGACAAAGAATACTGAAATTTATACTGCTCCCAAAGAAGTGATGGAAGATATCGTAGGGCATAAGCTTCATCATGGAGTGATGGCGCTTGCGAAGAGACCATCCTATATTTCAATTGATGAGTTAGAAGATAAAGTTCTTGTATTGAATGGTCTTACTTCTCCCGAAAATATTGGAACTATTATACGAAATAGTGCTGCCTTTAATATTAATTCAATAATTATAGATTCCAGAACATGCTCTCCTTATGCCAGAAGATGTATCCGAGTATCTATGGGGAATATTTTTAAAGTAAAGATCTATAAAAGCGATGATTTATTAAGAGACTTAAATCTCCTTCAGCAGAGAAAATACCGTGTGATAAGTACAGCGAATCAGCCCGGTGCCATCAATCTTCCCACATATAAATTTTCTAATAAGGCCTGTGTAATTATCGGGAGTGAAGGACATGGAATTCAAAGTGAAGTTCTAGATATAAGTGATGATATTATTAGAATTCCAATTAATGATGAAGTTGCCCATTTAAATGCAGCTTGCTCAAGTTCAATTGTTCTCTATCAATTTTCTCTTTAA
- a CDS encoding 4-hydroxythreonine-4-phosphate dehydrogenase PdxA, whose translation MIYITQGHELGIGIEVFLKSFSLLNSTQQKSFTLIASKETVENNLQTLSFDYQIHGDRIVYNSNLLHFIDFPKSEIPESTSSLNIALNKIQSTDILLTLPTSKDQLIDNGELKKGYTEFLRHRYMKANLCMVFKAFQDTTLLITDHIPLSEVGKVITSQMIKEKIEITLKGLSEYFHSVSEVIVSGINPHCGEGGLLGTEDQVIAPALKKIHNVRIVGPISGDTLHFHTDSNKAQLKVYMYHDQGLPQFKDKYRTIGLNITLGLPFLRMSVDHGTAFDLFGKNIADFSGCFYMLKEAIKVHRKITHE comes from the coding sequence ATGATTTATATAACTCAGGGCCATGAATTAGGAATTGGTATTGAGGTTTTTTTAAAATCATTTTCTCTTTTAAATTCCACTCAGCAAAAATCGTTCACACTTATTGCGAGTAAAGAAACTGTTGAAAATAACCTCCAGACACTTTCTTTTGATTATCAAATTCATGGCGATCGAATTGTCTATAATTCAAATTTACTTCACTTTATAGATTTCCCAAAGTCAGAAATACCAGAGAGCACGTCTTCTTTAAATATCGCTCTTAATAAAATTCAATCTACAGATATACTTTTAACTTTACCAACCTCCAAAGATCAACTTATCGATAATGGTGAACTTAAAAAAGGCTATACCGAATTTCTAAGACATCGCTATATGAAAGCTAACCTCTGCATGGTTTTCAAAGCTTTCCAAGATACTACTCTTCTTATTACTGACCATATTCCTTTATCAGAAGTTGGTAAGGTTATTACATCTCAAATGATAAAAGAGAAGATTGAGATAACTCTTAAAGGCCTTAGTGAGTATTTTCATTCAGTCTCTGAAGTTATCGTTTCAGGAATAAATCCTCACTGCGGTGAAGGTGGGTTACTTGGGACAGAAGATCAAGTCATTGCACCTGCCTTAAAAAAAATTCATAACGTAAGGATAGTTGGACCGATTAGTGGAGATACTCTACATTTTCATACAGATTCAAATAAAGCTCAGTTAAAGGTTTATATGTATCATGATCAAGGTCTTCCTCAATTTAAAGATAAGTACAGAACAATTGGTTTAAATATAACCCTAGGATTACCATTCTTAAGAATGAGCGTTGATCACGGAACTGCTTTTGATCTTTTTGGGAAAAATATTGCCGACTTTAGTGGATGTTTTTATATGCTAAAAGAAGCAATCAAAGTGCATAGGAAAATTACACATGAATAA
- a CDS encoding riboflavin synthase, translating to MFTGLVKEIGIVKSINGNQEGKELVIYSKSLIKEISIDDSISINGACQTATRVSDDHFCVQTVHTSLDKTTLGSLRVGEEVNLELALQLSDRLGGHLVQGHVNSMATIVDIQNKGKNYTVKSKINRDQMKYIVSEGSITIDGISLTVAAIDRDQNTFTVSVIPHTWLNTVLRNRKIGSIINIEVDILGKYVENLLFYKGSHKTSESQMSEEWLRSKGF from the coding sequence ATGTTTACAGGATTAGTTAAAGAGATTGGTATTGTAAAATCTATAAATGGTAATCAAGAAGGGAAAGAGCTTGTCATTTATTCAAAGTCTTTAATTAAAGAAATTTCTATTGATGATTCTATTTCTATTAATGGAGCTTGCCAGACTGCTACGAGAGTTTCAGACGATCATTTTTGTGTTCAAACTGTTCATACGAGTTTAGATAAAACAACACTTGGGAGTTTAAGAGTTGGAGAAGAGGTAAACTTAGAGTTAGCTCTACAATTAAGTGACAGACTGGGTGGTCACCTAGTTCAAGGTCATGTGAATTCTATGGCCACTATTGTTGATATTCAAAATAAGGGAAAGAACTATACTGTTAAATCAAAAATAAATAGAGATCAGATGAAGTATATAGTTTCTGAGGGATCAATTACTATTGACGGAATTTCATTGACTGTTGCAGCCATTGATAGAGACCAAAATACATTTACAGTATCGGTTATCCCTCACACATGGCTAAATACAGTTCTTAGAAATAGAAAAATAGGTTCAATAATAAATATAGAAGTAGATATCTTAGGCAAGTATGTTGAAAACTTGCTTTTTTATAAGGGAAGTCATAAAACGTCAGAATCACAGATGAGTGAGGAATGGCTAAGGTCTAAAGGTTTTTAA
- the ribD gene encoding bifunctional diaminohydroxyphosphoribosylaminopyrimidine deaminase/5-amino-6-(5-phosphoribosylamino)uracil reductase RibD: protein MDIKVDEQYIKMCFTLARNGLGEVSPNPLVGSVIVQDNIIIGRGFHEFYGGPHAEPNAINNAIESVEGATLYCNLEPCCHTNKQTPPCTSKIIESKIKRVVISNLDPNPLVAGKGVKKLREAGIAVTVGVLEEEGRELNEVFFKYIQSEKPFVHIKLAQTLDGKIATSTGDSKWISSDSARVRVHEWRKKYDAILIGRNTLEKDDPTLNIRMGVEGNGKIPYRVVIGSIEKINLEFKLFQDENSHKTIIATTKESYENCQQEKLTILEERKVKILLIKEIDESLDLDDLLQKLGALKITSVLVEGGQSVITSFIDQRQYDKLSLFICPKIIGNGISYYRNDKKQNMKEAIEFTNSQIENLDGQIIYHTYSGGHKCLQD, encoded by the coding sequence ATGGATATAAAAGTCGATGAACAATATATAAAGATGTGTTTTACACTTGCAAGAAATGGATTGGGAGAAGTATCCCCAAACCCATTAGTGGGCTCTGTTATTGTTCAGGATAATATTATAATTGGTAGAGGGTTTCATGAATTTTATGGGGGCCCTCATGCTGAACCAAATGCGATTAATAATGCTATTGAATCAGTGGAAGGTGCTACCCTTTACTGTAATCTTGAGCCTTGCTGTCATACAAATAAACAAACTCCACCGTGCACAAGTAAAATAATTGAAAGTAAAATTAAAAGAGTGGTCATTTCAAACCTAGACCCCAATCCTCTCGTTGCAGGAAAGGGTGTTAAAAAGTTAAGAGAAGCAGGAATTGCTGTGACTGTTGGTGTTCTTGAAGAAGAAGGTAGAGAGCTAAATGAAGTCTTCTTTAAATATATTCAATCAGAAAAACCGTTTGTTCATATAAAGCTCGCTCAAACATTAGATGGAAAAATTGCTACAAGCACAGGTGATTCAAAGTGGATTAGCAGCGACTCTGCAAGAGTTAGAGTTCACGAGTGGAGAAAAAAATACGATGCGATCTTAATTGGAAGAAATACTCTAGAGAAAGATGATCCTACCTTGAATATTAGAATGGGAGTCGAGGGTAATGGAAAAATTCCTTATCGAGTTGTTATCGGATCAATAGAAAAAATTAATCTTGAATTTAAATTATTCCAAGATGAGAATTCTCATAAGACGATAATCGCTACAACTAAGGAGTCTTATGAAAATTGCCAGCAAGAAAAGCTTACAATACTAGAAGAAAGAAAGGTTAAAATCCTTCTTATCAAAGAAATAGATGAAAGCTTAGATTTAGATGACCTCCTTCAGAAACTAGGAGCACTTAAAATTACTTCTGTATTAGTTGAAGGTGGGCAAAGTGTAATCACCTCTTTCATTGATCAGAGACAATACGACAAGTTGAGTTTATTTATATGTCCAAAAATAATAGGTAATGGGATTTCATATTATAGAAATGATAAAAAACAAAATATGAAAGAAGCGATTGAATTTACAAATTCTCAAATTGAAAACCTAGACGGGCAAATTATTTATCATACGTATTCTGGAGGACATAAATGTTTACAGGATTAG
- the ribB gene encoding 3,4-dihydroxy-2-butanone-4-phosphate synthase, with protein MFDSIESAIEDIKLGKIIIVIDDEDRENEGDFIMAADKVTPEAINFMATYGRGLICTPITEDRANELELDIMVKSSGCVNNTAFTVSIDLNNGGTGISCEDRSLTTLALTENSTKASDFVRPGHIFPLIARDGGVLERNGHTEAAVDFARLAGCHPSGVICEIMNEDGTMARTEDLKKVADKHGLKFVTIKDLVNYRNKLNSKSIQMTSEIDFPNKFGNFKLRMYEVEDSGEHHIALVKGKISKNSPTLVRIHSECFTGDIFGSMRCDCGEQLENSMKKIEEAGSGVILYMRQEGRGIGLPNKIKAYSLQDTGLDTVDANRALGFADDLRTYDAAIAMLEDIGVSKVELLTNNPLKFTSLSEANFEIVNRHPIETLANDININYLRTKKNRMNHLFDSIN; from the coding sequence ATGTTTGATAGTATTGAAAGTGCCATTGAGGATATTAAGCTCGGAAAAATTATTATCGTAATTGATGATGAAGATAGAGAGAATGAAGGTGACTTCATTATGGCAGCAGATAAAGTTACACCAGAAGCGATTAATTTTATGGCCACTTATGGGAGAGGGTTAATTTGTACTCCTATAACAGAAGATAGGGCCAACGAGCTTGAATTAGATATTATGGTTAAGTCGAGTGGCTGCGTGAATAATACGGCCTTTACGGTATCAATCGATTTAAATAATGGTGGTACAGGGATTTCATGTGAAGATAGATCTCTTACAACTCTAGCTCTAACTGAAAACTCAACAAAGGCCTCAGATTTTGTTAGACCGGGTCATATTTTCCCTCTTATTGCTAGAGATGGTGGAGTTTTAGAGAGAAATGGTCATACGGAAGCAGCAGTTGATTTTGCGAGACTTGCGGGCTGTCATCCATCAGGGGTGATTTGTGAGATCATGAATGAAGACGGAACAATGGCCAGAACTGAAGACTTAAAAAAAGTTGCAGATAAGCATGGTTTAAAGTTTGTTACAATTAAAGACCTTGTTAATTATAGAAATAAATTGAATTCTAAAAGTATTCAGATGACTTCAGAAATTGATTTTCCAAATAAGTTTGGAAACTTCAAGCTTAGAATGTATGAAGTTGAAGATTCAGGAGAGCACCACATTGCTTTAGTAAAAGGGAAAATTTCAAAGAACTCCCCTACTTTAGTTCGCATACATTCAGAGTGTTTCACTGGCGATATATTTGGCTCAATGAGATGTGACTGTGGTGAGCAATTAGAAAATTCAATGAAGAAAATAGAAGAGGCTGGATCAGGAGTCATCCTCTATATGAGACAAGAAGGAAGAGGGATTGGCCTTCCAAATAAAATCAAAGCCTACTCTCTTCAAGATACAGGCCTTGATACTGTAGACGCCAATAGAGCATTGGGATTTGCAGATGACTTAAGAACTTATGATGCGGCAATTGCAATGTTAGAAGATATTGGGGTTAGCAAGGTTGAACTTCTTACCAATAATCCACTCAAGTTTACTTCTCTTTCTGAAGCAAACTTTGAAATTGTTAATAGACATCCAATTGAAACGCTGGCTAATGATATTAATATAAATTATTTAAGAACTAAGAAAAATAGAATGAATCATTTGTTTGATTCAATAAATTAG
- the uvrA gene encoding excinuclease ABC subunit UvrA, producing MNNKFIDIYKAKVHNLKEVSLKIPKNTITVITGPSGSGKSSLAFDTIYVEGQRRYIESLSSYARQFLGQYQPPEVESITGLSPAIAIDQKSSSRNPRSTVGTITEIYDYMRVLYARVGTLYDPDSGKEIKRYTPTQIVRELQNLPEKTKLHIMSPILSGNKVNLKSEVTKYLTMGFVRAYIDGEVVQLDDAPKTANQFDIVIDRVLIKEGIEKRITDSVEHALKLSNGIVNILVGEDKLLTFSERNISPVTGEVFPDLEPRLFSFNSPLGACETCNGIGQMKDFDLNLMITDENISILDGAIKPLSKKNSFLYKMILSIADKEKVDLSIPLKKLPKTFTNILYKGSDKVYKYKFSSDSSYYEFSKEFPGITSWFEKKYSESGSEKVRKELEEYMHINTCSSCKGHRLKAIALSTKLAKKNIMDISEMDIKAAYDFIKSIKLSGEKKLIAEKLLKEIENRLEFLINVGLDYLTINRSAATLSGGESQRIRLATQIGSALSGVLYVLDEPSIGLHQRDNDRLIETLKSLRDLGNTVLVVEHDEDTMREADHIVDIGPGAGIHGGTIVAEGTLDQILKNKKSLTAKYLSGAIKIDIPESRKEFKNYIQLKKAKHNNLKEVTLKLPLGGLICVTGVSGSGKSSLVHEVLVPAIKTNILRANRNLYRRSNYHSIVGTDILKSIIELDQSPIGRTPNSNPATYSGLFDEVRKLFAKTSESQVRGYKQGRFSFNVKGGRCEECEGNGVKKIEMHFLPDVFITCSECHGSRYNNETLSVLYRGKNIADVLAMSIEEASAFFENHKKMHRILSTMVSVGLGYIKLGQSATTLSGGEAQRLKLSKELSKMTKGHCLYVLDEPTTGLHFQDIKILLDAVHTLVDQGHSVLIIEHNLDVIKTADYVIDLGPEGGKNGGEIIAEGTPEEVAKTKGSYTGKYLKRFLK from the coding sequence ATGAATAATAAGTTTATCGATATTTATAAAGCCAAAGTTCATAACCTTAAAGAGGTTTCTCTAAAGATTCCAAAAAATACAATTACTGTTATAACTGGCCCTTCAGGTTCTGGTAAAAGTTCTCTAGCTTTTGATACAATATATGTTGAGGGACAAAGAAGATATATTGAAAGTCTTTCGAGTTATGCAAGACAATTTCTAGGTCAGTATCAACCTCCAGAAGTTGAGTCTATTACCGGACTTTCACCTGCTATTGCTATCGATCAAAAGTCTAGTAGTAGAAATCCTCGTTCAACAGTTGGAACAATTACCGAAATTTATGATTACATGAGAGTTCTCTATGCAAGAGTTGGAACTTTATATGATCCTGATTCAGGAAAAGAAATAAAGAGATATACTCCGACACAAATAGTTAGAGAATTACAGAATCTTCCAGAAAAAACAAAGCTTCATATAATGTCACCAATACTTAGTGGTAATAAAGTGAACTTAAAATCAGAAGTCACAAAGTACCTCACGATGGGATTTGTAAGGGCCTATATTGATGGAGAAGTTGTTCAACTAGATGATGCACCAAAAACTGCAAATCAATTTGATATCGTCATTGATAGAGTTCTTATAAAAGAGGGGATTGAAAAAAGGATCACTGATTCTGTTGAGCACGCACTTAAACTTAGTAATGGAATTGTAAATATTTTAGTTGGTGAAGATAAGCTTCTTACTTTTAGTGAGAGAAATATTTCTCCAGTAACAGGGGAAGTTTTCCCAGATCTAGAACCAAGACTCTTCTCTTTTAATTCTCCATTAGGTGCGTGTGAGACCTGTAATGGTATTGGTCAAATGAAAGATTTTGACTTAAATCTTATGATTACAGATGAGAATATTTCAATTCTTGATGGTGCAATCAAACCACTAAGCAAGAAAAATTCTTTCCTCTATAAAATGATTTTAAGTATTGCAGATAAAGAAAAGGTTGATCTTTCTATTCCTCTTAAAAAACTACCTAAGACCTTCACTAATATTCTTTATAAAGGAAGTGATAAAGTCTATAAGTATAAATTTTCTTCCGATAGCTCTTACTATGAATTTTCAAAAGAATTTCCAGGAATTACTTCTTGGTTTGAAAAAAAATATTCTGAATCTGGTTCAGAAAAAGTAAGAAAAGAACTAGAAGAGTATATGCACATAAATACATGCTCTTCTTGCAAGGGACATAGACTTAAGGCCATTGCTCTTAGTACTAAGCTTGCTAAAAAGAACATAATGGATATATCAGAAATGGATATTAAAGCTGCTTATGATTTTATCAAATCTATAAAGCTAAGCGGTGAGAAGAAACTTATTGCTGAAAAACTCCTTAAAGAAATTGAAAACAGGCTTGAGTTCTTAATAAATGTTGGTCTTGACTACCTTACAATAAATAGAAGTGCTGCAACACTTTCCGGCGGTGAAAGCCAGAGAATTAGGCTAGCTACTCAAATTGGTTCTGCCCTTTCGGGTGTTCTCTATGTTCTAGACGAGCCTAGTATAGGGCTTCATCAAAGAGATAATGATCGATTGATTGAAACCTTAAAATCTTTAAGAGACCTAGGTAATACTGTTCTCGTCGTAGAACATGATGAAGATACAATGAGAGAAGCCGACCATATTGTGGATATAGGACCTGGGGCAGGTATTCACGGTGGAACAATTGTTGCGGAAGGTACTCTTGATCAAATTCTTAAGAATAAAAAATCTCTGACTGCAAAATATTTAAGTGGCGCAATTAAAATAGATATTCCAGAGAGTAGGAAAGAGTTTAAAAATTATATTCAACTAAAGAAGGCTAAACATAACAATCTAAAAGAGGTGACGCTAAAACTTCCTCTTGGAGGACTTATCTGTGTCACTGGTGTTAGTGGTTCTGGTAAGTCATCCCTTGTACATGAAGTACTTGTTCCTGCAATTAAAACAAATATCCTTCGAGCAAACAGAAATCTTTATCGACGCTCAAATTATCACTCTATCGTTGGAACAGATATTTTAAAGTCAATTATAGAGTTAGATCAAAGCCCAATAGGTAGAACTCCAAACTCAAATCCCGCCACTTACTCAGGTCTATTTGATGAAGTGAGAAAGCTCTTTGCAAAGACCTCTGAGTCTCAAGTTAGAGGATATAAGCAGGGGAGATTTAGTTTTAATGTAAAGGGTGGGCGCTGCGAAGAATGTGAAGGTAATGGTGTTAAGAAAATTGAAATGCACTTTCTTCCTGATGTCTTTATAACCTGTAGCGAGTGCCATGGCTCAAGATATAATAATGAAACTTTATCTGTCTTATATCGTGGTAAGAATATTGCCGATGTCTTAGCTATGAGTATTGAAGAGGCCTCAGCTTTTTTTGAAAATCATAAGAAAATGCACAGAATTCTAAGTACAATGGTCTCTGTAGGACTTGGTTATATAAAACTAGGTCAATCAGCCACAACTCTCTCTGGAGGAGAAGCTCAAAGACTTAAACTATCAAAAGAGCTTTCAAAGATGACTAAAGGTCACTGCCTCTATGTCTTAGATGAGCCGACAACAGGACTACATTTTCAAGATATTAAAATTCTCCTAGATGCAGTTCATACCCTTGTCGACCAAGGTCATTCCGTTTTAATTATTGAACATAATTTAGATGTTATTAAAACTGCTGACTATGTAATTGATTTAGGGCCTGAAGGGGGGAAGAATGGTGGTGAAATTATCGCAGAGGGAACCCCTGAAGAGGTTGCTAAGACAAAAGGTTCTTACACTGGTAAATACCTAAAAAGGTTCCTTAAGTGA
- the ribE gene encoding 6,7-dimethyl-8-ribityllumazine synthase: MANLIEGNLSAEGKKFAIISARFNEFITGKLVNGAIDCLKRHQASENDIDVAWVPGAFEISLMAQKLAKTNKYDAVICLGAVIRGTTPHFDYVCSEVAKGVSKISLDTEVPVIFGVITTDSIEQAIERAGTKAGNKGWDAAMSGIEMASLMAQFN; this comes from the coding sequence ATGGCCAATTTAATTGAGGGAAACCTATCGGCTGAAGGTAAGAAGTTTGCAATAATCTCTGCTCGTTTTAATGAATTCATTACAGGGAAATTAGTAAATGGTGCAATCGATTGTTTGAAAAGACACCAAGCTTCTGAAAACGATATTGATGTTGCTTGGGTACCAGGTGCATTTGAAATTAGTTTAATGGCGCAAAAACTAGCAAAGACAAATAAGTATGATGCAGTTATTTGTCTTGGCGCAGTTATTAGAGGAACGACTCCACATTTTGATTATGTATGTTCTGAAGTAGCAAAAGGTGTTTCAAAAATCTCATTAGATACAGAAGTTCCAGTAATTTTTGGAGTCATCACTACTGATTCTATTGAGCAGGCAATTGAAAGAGCGGGAACTAAGGCCGGAAATAAAGGCTGGGATGCTGCTATGTCTGGAATTGAAATGGCCAGCCTAATGGCTCAATTTAATTAA
- a CDS encoding M24 family metallopeptidase produces the protein MSLDANIEGVGSSFSEELFLKCRIKTIEAVKLIAEQIKPGMTEANGHKIIDETLESLGCEKKWHPSKFRIGKNTLKSFKEKSDPTLVLKENDIFFIDIGPVFYGHEGDYGETFVLGESKEFTEIKLASEEIFKVSAEVAEREKLTGPALYDFAEAHAKKLGYKFNDKMKGHRLGDFPHAIFTRSNLAETEIIPNGNLWVLEILITHPEEKFGAFFEDLIKI, from the coding sequence ATGAGTTTAGACGCAAATATTGAAGGAGTAGGCTCTTCATTTAGTGAAGAGCTTTTTCTAAAATGTAGAATAAAGACTATTGAAGCTGTGAAGTTAATAGCTGAGCAAATTAAGCCAGGTATGACAGAAGCTAATGGTCATAAAATAATAGATGAAACCCTTGAAAGCTTAGGATGTGAGAAGAAATGGCATCCAAGTAAGTTTAGAATAGGTAAAAATACACTCAAATCTTTTAAAGAAAAATCAGACCCTACATTAGTTTTAAAAGAAAACGATATTTTCTTTATAGATATTGGACCAGTTTTCTATGGTCACGAAGGTGATTATGGAGAGACTTTTGTTCTTGGTGAATCTAAAGAATTTACTGAGATTAAATTGGCGAGTGAGGAAATCTTTAAAGTTTCAGCTGAAGTAGCGGAAAGAGAAAAACTCACTGGACCGGCTCTCTATGACTTTGCAGAGGCCCACGCTAAAAAGCTGGGGTATAAGTTTAACGATAAAATGAAAGGTCATAGGCTCGGAGATTTTCCACACGCTATTTTTACAAGATCTAACCTAGCAGAAACAGAAATTATTCCAAATGGTAACCTTTGGGTATTAGAAATTTTGATTACTCATCCAGAAGAAAAATTCGGGGCCTTTTTCGAAGACCTTATAAAAATTTAA
- the atpB gene encoding F0F1 ATP synthase subunit A translates to MRNFLALLTLLTSSNVLAAGGFTWIGAAQEALHTHYPSHVITFVLIGILLAVVGVIYRMKVSTVTNPVIPDKGFTFRNIVEAYGKFIYTQCNAVLGEKDAPVYFKFVATTFILIFASNLIGLIPGFLPPTEYLSTTLALGCFSFIYFNAKGCKELGTINYLKHFAGPLWYMAVLIFPIEILSTCIRPVSLALRLNGNMMGDHKVLTTFLNLEVMGFNIAWLFGAVPFYLLGLLVCFIQAYVFTMLSMVYISLATAHHDHAEHH, encoded by the coding sequence ATGAGAAATTTTTTAGCGCTTTTAACACTACTTACTTCTTCAAATGTACTTGCTGCAGGTGGATTCACTTGGATTGGTGCTGCTCAAGAAGCACTTCATACTCACTACCCATCGCATGTAATCACGTTCGTTTTGATCGGAATACTGCTAGCTGTGGTAGGTGTGATTTATAGAATGAAGGTTTCAACTGTTACTAATCCTGTAATTCCAGATAAAGGTTTTACTTTTAGAAATATCGTAGAAGCTTACGGAAAATTTATCTATACGCAATGTAATGCTGTCCTAGGTGAAAAAGATGCTCCAGTTTATTTTAAATTTGTTGCAACTACTTTCATTTTGATTTTTGCTTCAAACCTTATTGGACTAATTCCTGGATTCTTACCACCTACTGAATACTTGTCTACAACTCTAGCTTTGGGATGTTTTTCATTTATTTACTTCAATGCTAAAGGTTGTAAAGAATTAGGAACAATAAACTATTTAAAGCATTTTGCTGGACCTCTTTGGTATATGGCAGTGCTAATTTTTCCAATTGAAATTTTATCAACTTGTATTCGTCCAGTTTCATTAGCACTTCGTCTAAATGGTAACATGATGGGTGATCACAAGGTTTTAACAACGTTCTTAAATCTAGAAGTTATGGGATTTAATATTGCTTGGTTATTTGGAGCAGTACCTTTCTACTTACTTGGTTTACTAGTTTGTTTTATCCAAGCATATGTTTTTACAATGTTATCAATGGTTTATATTAGTTTAGCGACTGCACATCACGATCATGCTGAGCACCACTAA